aatttacggatattttgtccaCCCCTATGCGGTGCTTCCTCTTTATCCTTTTTTCTTAAGCAATATTAGAGTGCACAGCTTCCTTGTACACCGTCAGCAATATGGACGGTTGCGATTTCTTTTATGGTATTGACTGATATGTACTGTCAGATTCTCTTCGATTTTCTCGAAGCAAAATACCACGTCAGCTGAGGAGTTTCTGTATGCAATTCcttgccttttttttttgcacaggcaaaaaaagaaaaagaaaaagaaaaaggcaaAACAAACAACCTGTTTTGTCTGAATATTTGTGATTAGGCAAGGAATAAGCGTTTGATCAGAGAGAAGTGTTTGATCGCAGAAGAGCTTCGTCAACAACAGGTCCGATCATGGATTATTTAGTCCTTTTTTCGTCTTATTGCGATCTCTGACTTGTTTTAGATAAATTAAGGTTGTGTTTCTATGTTGATCACTCGATCGAGGTTCGAAGACTGTGTATGTAGCGTTTAGGACATCTCTGACACTTTGGTTATTTCTGGGGCTTACTATTCGATTTTGAGTGGAGAATTTGTTTTTGATGGTGGTGTGTGTAACTGGTTGCTTATGTATATGTGTAGGGAGTGGAAGTAATGGCAAAAAGCACGTTCAAGGAAGAGCATGACCTAGGTTTGAGGCGTACCTTCCTTCTtggttttggtgttttgattctCACGACTTTGATCATGTTTTCTGTTTTGAACCTTCAGAGAAGAGAAGTGCAGAGGCTGCTCGGATTAGAGAGAAATATTCAGATAGGATTCCGGTGAGATCTCAGTGTTTTTCTTAATTACATATAATcctaagtctttttttttcatgttcgGACCAATCCTCTGTGTTTCACTGAGTTTAAATGGCACAGCAGCAACATGGTAGTTTACACTTTTGTGGCTGCTGACTGTATGGTCTTGTAGGTAGAATCTGGGATTAATTGTACATAGTTAAGTTGCTTaatgattcatatttttaaaaagtgacAGTTGACTAAGCTTGAGAGTGATGATTTGTCACACATTTGTTGTATATGTGTGGGATCCAGGTGATTGTTGAGAAGGCTGAGAAGAGTGATATACCAACCATCGACAAGAAAAAGTAAGCATGTCTACTAATATCAATCTGATTCGATCGGACCTGACTTGTGATTGACAACTAAGCGCTTTTTTGTTTTGGTAGATACCTAGTCCCGGCTGATTTGACAGTGGGGCAATTCGTGTATGTCATTCGCAAAAGAATCAAACTCAGTTCAGAAAAGGCCATCTTTATATTTGTCGACAATGTCCTTCCTCCAacaggtaaaaaaaaacagatacgtttccttcatttaaaaaaaaaagcaaaaagatACATTCATAGACGTATTCCCAGTGAACATACGAAGTTTTATCTGATTACTTTGCAGGTGCTCTTATGTCTGCTGTGTATGAAGAGAAAAAGGACGATGATGGGTTCCTCTATGTCACTTACAGCGGAGAAAACACATTTGGATCTGCATCATCATAGACCTCTTAGCTCAATATTTCATCTTACCCTTTATTTGATTATATCTAAGCAAACAGCCTAATGTACTTCTCTAAGAACTGTCGGTTGGACGTTAATgtgtacaaaaaacataaaataatgtatataataatatatgctCTCTCGTATTCCCTTTTTCTTCCGTATGATCTGAAACTTACTTTCTGTGTACCATCACCACAAACTTgattatgtgtgtgttttgatGTCTTTCACTCTATTAGCCGACATCAAATGATGCCGTGAGGGCACATAGTGGTTTACAAAACGCAGAAAGGCCTATATGCCCAATTAAATAGAAATAGCACCAGGAATTGTACCACGTGACAAACACGATCGGTGTTCGGTTGAGGACGGCCGATGATGTTAAGAAAGAGTCCCACATTGTCGTTGACGGTCGGACCATGCTGTGTTGTCCTAATTTTTTTACACTTTCAACATTGATTTTGTTTCTTCTGTTTAAACTTTATCAAAAGTTTAAGCTAAGATATAGTATCATTTAGTTATTAGTCTATGATCCCCAAAGATTCTCAATAAGGTACCCAACCGGTCACGTGGAACATGAGAGACGCGGTCGTATGTTTGTTACTTTGACCGTTGAGTGGAAGTTGAATGCAAACTCATAAGAAAAGTTAAAGTCATTTTGACAATCAAGTGAAagtatgcaaaaaaaaaaatgatagctaatatatctattaaaacaaaaacataacaaCTTCTTCTAgatggattttaaagttggatcttatgtaattaatgctatattaatctacttattattggacatgtttttttataaataattaatatcaaccattaccatagtttttcacttcttaccttattattatatctactacgcatgtttccttatattatatatattttactataagctagatacatccactagcatattatactataagatagattattaataatacatctactaacatataatactatacgacatattactaataatacaatatattatctgtattcattaacttgcatctatcaatattagcaatactatgaaaacgactaactctatactttgaacctataaaccatgatatactaatttataacaaaaatgacattactgttacaaattagtttttataaaaattatttatagcagcaatttgttatataaaataaaatcaagacccaaattttttttttcctgttcagaaaaaaagaaacctatgaatatataccattaagttagccaaaaatcttccgaataaatagtaaatctcaccaacccaaaaaaatgaattaaaaatataacaaagatattatgtttaaaatttagctCACTAGATCGgatataaatctgttcatttcaggtatgagttcttcgagttctcaacatttgaatctaagtaggtatttgattttttttgtccggatcgatttttttttggttctggatcattctaacttttttatattataaatcttaaataatatacaacatgtatataaaatatgtaaatcaaaagataaatccgcgcgGACGCGCGGATCATGACCTAGTACAGTGTTTAATCCAGAGACATCACTAGTGAGATCTTATTAACTGAATATAAGTGGAAGTTAACGTAGTATATCCAATAATGTCCTAATAAGATAATTATCACGAAACTCAATTGAAAAAGTAGATATGTCAAAGCTTAGAGATCATAAAATATAGTGATCTTTTGGAAAGTTATGGGATTCGGTTCAGTCTCATAATAATCCAAAAAAATTGATTATCACTGACCAAGACTTGGGAGAGTGATGTTATAAATAGTTGGATACAATAATGATGAGTTACAGTCAGGGGCGGAGGCAGTTAACATCTggttacttaaaaaaaaaattgttttgttcaAAGAAAAATTTGTATTGACcctaaaaaaaagtaaaatttgaccccacaaaaataattagtaaacattaaagataaaatttaatcaaacaactaaaatatttatatttttttcttcaaaactttagatttatattagttttagtcTCATTTTTTCTATAATTACAGAAAATTATAActccaatatatataaaaaaaaatttttgacTCCGGTACAAAATTTTTCTGG
This Raphanus sativus cultivar WK10039 unplaced genomic scaffold, ASM80110v3 Scaffold4309, whole genome shotgun sequence DNA region includes the following protein-coding sequences:
- the LOC130507309 gene encoding autophagy-related protein 8f-like, whose protein sequence is MAKSTFKEEHDLEKRSAEAARIREKYSDRIPVIVEKAEKSDIPTIDKKKYLVPADLTVGQFVYVIRKRIKLSSEKAIFIFVDNVLPPTGALMSAVYEEKKDDDGFLYVTYSGENTFGSASS